TATTTAAAGTTTATGTGAAATCTCTTGATGTTGACGAGAACAGGAATGAGTTCTCCATTAACCTTAAAGCCTCAGCTCGAAAAATTAATTCAACTCCTGAATATATTACAGCGCTAGTGAGGGCCGCTGAAAAAATCGGTATATATAAAATTAAGGAGATTCAGGAGGATGTAATTCGTATAATCTTTAATACGAAGTAGTCATAGAAATTCATATTTAAATTTCATATCATACTAACTAAGGGAAAAGGATTCCCCGGCTGATAATCAAGGAATTTCTCTCTAATTCTTTAAACTAAAAGGAGCTGATCCCATAAGTAGCATTTCCTACTTATGGGGTCAGCTATTTTTATCGTAAAATATACCCTCCATCCGGAAATAGGGTGCTTCCCGTAGTATAGTTATTTGTCATCAAATAAATGGTTGTATGTGCTGCTTCGTCGGCATGGCCAATCCTGCCAAGGATATTCATATTCGTATATTCATCGTAAGCTTTATCTCTAGTTTCCTGCTCTGCACCTTCCCAATTAAAGTTGGTATGAATGGTCCCTGGGGAAATGACATTTACCCGAATCGGAGCTAATTCTACAGCCAATGCTTTTCCCAGACTCTCAATCGCGCCGTTACAAGCTGCATAAGATGCGCCGTCTGCAAGTGGTCTTTGACTGAATGCGCCAGACATGAGAACAATGGAGCCTTTAGGATTAATATATGGGATCGCGTATTTCACAGCATTATATTGAGGCCAGAACTTTGCATTAAAGCAGCTATGAGCAATCTCTAAGCTTGAAGTAATGGGTCCTCTAACATAGGAGGCGCCCGGAGTAAACAAATGATCGAAGTTACCGATTTTTTCGAAAAAAGACTTTAAATCTTTTTCATTTTGATTATCAAGCGAATGAATTTCGGTAGATTCGAGCCCTAGAAATTGTTGAGCGTTAGCTAGTTTATCTTGAGAACGACC
This Paenibacillus sp. FSL R5-0345 DNA region includes the following protein-coding sequences:
- a CDS encoding SDR family oxidoreductase, which codes for MSTISLKNQRVVIIGGSSGIGLATAKQAVDQGAKVIIAGRSQDKLANAQQFLGLESTEIHSLDNQNEKDLKSFFEKIGNFDHLFTPGASYVRGPITSSLEIAHSCFNAKFWPQYNAVKYAIPYINPKGSIVLMSGAFSQRPLADGASYAACNGAIESLGKALAVELAPIRVNVISPGTIHTNFNWEGAEQETRDKAYDEYTNMNILGRIGHADEAAHTTIYLMTNNYTTGSTLFPDGGYILR